The sequence below is a genomic window from Candidatus Binatia bacterium.
CCCTCCCGATGCCCCTGCCGCCAGCGGTGATCGGGCTATCCAGGTCGACCCGATGCCATTGGTCGAACTGGATCGGGCGGTGGAACCATAACGCATGGTCGAGGCTCGCGGACTGTACTTCCATGGCCGAGATCGGATGCGCGTGGAATGAACCCGCCTGAATAATATAGTCGCTGGCGTAGGCCAAAGCGCATTGGTGGATGAGCGGATCCGAGGGCAGCGCGCTGCGGGTGCGCATCCAGGCGGTGACATGGGGTTGCTTCACGTTTCGACTGAACATGGCAAAACCATCCGGAGCCAGAATCTCGATAGGGAGTTCCCCCATCACGCTGCTGTCGGGAGTCGCACTCTTGGGTAACCCCAAGGCTTTGCGTAGCGACCCCTCCCAGCTTTCACCGCCAGGGCCGTCACCCGGGGACATTGGCAGTTGATGTTCAGGTCCATCCTCATCGTGATGAAAAGACGCGGTAACCGTTGCGATGGCCACCCCATCCTGCGTG
It includes:
- a CDS encoding thioesterase family protein, which translates into the protein GQLDSGDHLFGGIVLAQGLSAAAQTVSGKSPHSIHAQFLHRGNPKQLIDYEIRRLRDSRAFATRESTATQDGVAIATVTASFHHDEDGPEHQLPMSPGDGPGGESWEGSLRKALGLPKSATPDSSVMGELPIEILAPDGFAMFSRNVKQPHVTAWMRTRSALPSDPLIHQCALAYASDYIIQAGSFHAHPISAMEVQSASLDHALWFHRPIQFDQWHRVDLDSPITAGGRGIGRALIFSQSGELVASSVQEHLIRPTPDGKHPAARKRQLPDPT